The following coding sequences lie in one Borreliella spielmanii genomic window:
- a CDS encoding cysteine desulfurase, whose translation MDFKQIKSNAEKVKLLRKDFPILNKQFNNKPIIYFDNAATSQKPQKVIYSSIEYYENYNANVHRSGHKFAIQSSIKIEKTRELVKNFINAESAKNIIFTSGTTDGINTIANSFFCSKYFKKKDEIILTTLEHNSNLLPWANLAKLVNLTIKFAKFNEMGIITPEEIEKLITEKTKLISISGTNNTLGTVNDLESIGKIAKKYNISLFVDAAQMAPHLKIDVKKIGCDFLVFSGHKMLAPTGIGILYISNNMAEKLNSSKLGGNTVEEIFIENKKIKFKSLDAPNKFESGTPNIAGIIGLKEAIKYINNISMDFILEHDQQLIEYGVKKLQELDEVEFLLNTNLKRNSIISFTVKNIHSHDIETYLDTMGIATRAGKTCSYVAFFPENLNKNHLLRISFYFYNTQEEIDIFISGLKKVIKELS comes from the coding sequence ATGGATTTCAAACAAATAAAAAGCAATGCAGAAAAAGTCAAGCTTTTAAGAAAAGATTTTCCTATTTTAAATAAACAGTTTAATAATAAGCCTATAATTTATTTTGACAACGCAGCAACCTCTCAAAAACCCCAAAAAGTAATTTACTCCAGCATTGAATATTATGAAAATTACAACGCAAATGTACATAGAAGCGGTCACAAATTTGCAATTCAATCTAGCATAAAAATAGAAAAAACAAGAGAACTTGTAAAAAACTTCATTAATGCAGAATCTGCAAAAAATATAATATTTACTTCTGGAACTACAGATGGAATTAATACCATTGCAAACTCATTTTTTTGCTCAAAATACTTTAAAAAAAAAGATGAAATTATTCTTACAACTCTTGAACATAATAGCAATTTGCTGCCATGGGCAAATCTTGCAAAATTAGTTAATCTAACAATTAAATTCGCTAAATTCAATGAAATGGGAATTATTACCCCTGAAGAAATTGAAAAACTTATTACAGAAAAAACAAAGCTCATCAGTATTTCAGGAACAAATAATACCTTGGGAACCGTCAATGATTTGGAATCTATTGGAAAAATCGCAAAAAAATACAATATAAGTCTTTTTGTAGATGCTGCCCAAATGGCACCTCATTTAAAAATAGATGTTAAAAAAATTGGCTGTGACTTTTTGGTATTTTCTGGACATAAAATGCTTGCTCCAACAGGAATAGGAATTTTATACATTTCAAATAATATGGCTGAAAAACTTAATAGCTCAAAATTAGGGGGAAATACTGTAGAAGAAATATTCATAGAAAATAAAAAAATTAAATTTAAATCGCTTGATGCCCCCAATAAATTTGAATCAGGAACTCCAAATATTGCAGGAATTATCGGTCTTAAAGAGGCAATAAAATATATCAATAATATTTCTATGGATTTTATTTTAGAGCATGATCAGCAATTAATCGAATATGGAGTGAAAAAATTACAAGAGCTTGATGAAGTTGAATTTTTACTAAATACAAATCTTAAAAGAAATTCAATAATATCATTTACAGTAAAAAATATTCACTCACACGATATTGAAACCTATCTAGATACAATGGGAATAGCAACTAGAGCCGGGAAAACTTGTTCCTATGTAGCATTTTTTCCAGAAAATTTAAACAAAAACCATCTTTTAAGAATTAGTTTTTATTTTTATAATACACAAGAAGAAATTGATATTTTCATATCAGGATTAAAAAAAGTAATAAAAGAACTCTCATAA
- a CDS encoding ABC transporter permease, with amino-acid sequence MMLLKLTEITKIAYLIFKNSTNKIALIGSGISLSLVMIPLIIVYYMSSNIMTSTINKYIESEGFSTQIEYNDINKTRQLKDRLISFKKKYNYKNLNYFFEKRTYGIIGNNKKQGVLIRAIENEFILENKSIKLIKGTKNLKKDSILISNQIKNKLNLNLNEKIDILIPNTKNNKIMPRIKKFNISGIIETGLKDIDNNLVLISFENENLMSKKFSKNIVGLKTNFHSIKNNEILKQNLKTEFQEFQIKTFYELYLNKYNNLDISKKLLIFIMALIIIFASINISSSLSMLIFENKKKIAILKSIGMNNLNIKIIFLLISLTLSTTFCGIGIIIGNYLTLKISYLINFVDNVLNFFLKIFGEENSEILNSEYYVSEFQIHLSLSFSLTLLGLYILINILTTMIPLNIVSNLKEKEILR; translated from the coding sequence ATGATGCTTTTAAAACTAACAGAAATTACAAAAATTGCGTATTTAATTTTTAAAAATTCAACAAACAAAATAGCTTTAATAGGTTCTGGAATATCATTAAGTTTAGTAATGATCCCATTAATTATTGTCTACTATATGTCTAGTAATATTATGACTTCTACTATTAATAAATATATTGAAAGTGAAGGATTTTCTACGCAAATAGAATATAATGACATAAACAAAACTCGTCAACTAAAAGATAGATTAATCTCATTTAAAAAAAAATATAATTACAAGAATTTAAATTATTTTTTTGAGAAAAGAACTTATGGAATTATTGGAAATAATAAAAAACAAGGTGTACTAATAAGAGCAATAGAAAATGAATTCATATTGGAAAACAAATCAATAAAATTAATAAAAGGTACTAAAAATTTAAAAAAGGATTCTATACTCATTTCAAATCAAATAAAAAATAAACTTAATTTAAATCTCAATGAAAAAATTGACATTTTGATTCCAAATACAAAAAACAATAAAATAATGCCAAGAATAAAAAAGTTTAATATCTCAGGAATAATTGAAACCGGACTAAAGGATATTGATAATAATTTAGTGTTAATTTCTTTTGAAAACGAAAATTTAATGTCAAAAAAGTTTTCTAAAAACATAGTTGGACTTAAAACAAATTTCCATTCCATAAAAAACAATGAAATTTTGAAACAGAATTTAAAAACTGAATTTCAAGAATTTCAAATAAAAACATTTTATGAACTTTACTTAAATAAATACAATAATCTAGATATAAGTAAAAAACTTTTAATATTCATTATGGCTTTGATTATAATATTTGCAAGCATTAATATATCTTCGTCCCTTTCAATGCTTATTTTTGAAAATAAAAAGAAAATTGCAATACTAAAATCAATTGGAATGAATAATTTAAACATAAAAATAATATTTCTTTTGATATCACTCACATTAAGCACCACCTTTTGTGGAATTGGAATAATAATTGGAAATTATTTAACACTTAAAATATCTTATTTAATAAACTTTGTTGATAATGTTTTAAACTTTTTTTTAAAAATATTTGGAGAAGAAAATTCTGAAATATTAAACTCAGAATATTACGTATCTGAATTTCAAATACATTTAAGCTTGAGCTTTAGCTTAACACTTCTTGGTTTATATATATTAATAAACATCTTAACTACAATGATTCCGCTTAACATTGTCTCAAATCTAAAAGAAAAAGAAATTTTGAGATAG
- a CDS encoding L-lactate dehydrogenase yields MLKSNKVVLIGAGGVGSSFAYALTIDNSLVHELVIIDVNEDKAKGEVMDLNHGQMFLKKNINVLFGTYKDCVDADIVVITAGLNQKPGETRLDLVGKNSKIFKDIITNVVSSGFDGIFVIASNPVDIMTYVTMKYSKFPIHKVIGTGTILDTSRLRYFLSDRFNVNTQNIHSYIMGEHGDSSFATWDETKIAMKPLSEYIAEGRITELELDEIHKKVVNAAYEVIKLKGATYYAIGLGIKNIVNAIIGDQNIILPISSYINGQYGGSIKDIYIGAPAIVCKEGVKEVLNFKISPKELEKFKSSANQLKSYIDKIEF; encoded by the coding sequence ATGCTTAAGTCTAATAAAGTTGTTCTTATTGGGGCTGGTGGGGTAGGTTCAAGCTTTGCTTATGCTTTGACAATAGACAATTCGCTTGTACATGAACTTGTAATTATTGATGTTAATGAGGATAAAGCAAAAGGTGAGGTTATGGACCTTAATCATGGCCAAATGTTTTTAAAAAAGAATATTAATGTATTGTTTGGGACTTACAAAGATTGTGTTGATGCAGACATTGTTGTAATTACAGCAGGCCTTAATCAAAAACCTGGTGAAACAAGACTTGATTTGGTTGGTAAAAATTCTAAAATCTTTAAAGATATTATAACTAATGTTGTATCTAGTGGCTTTGATGGTATTTTTGTCATTGCAAGTAATCCTGTAGACATTATGACTTATGTTACAATGAAATATTCTAAATTTCCTATTCATAAGGTTATTGGTACTGGTACTATTCTTGATACTTCAAGGCTTAGATATTTTTTAAGTGATCGTTTTAATGTGAATACCCAAAATATACATTCATATATTATGGGTGAGCATGGTGATAGTTCTTTTGCTACTTGGGATGAAACAAAAATAGCAATGAAGCCTTTATCAGAATACATTGCTGAAGGCAGAATAACTGAGTTGGAGCTTGATGAAATTCATAAAAAGGTTGTTAATGCTGCTTATGAGGTGATTAAGCTTAAAGGAGCAACCTATTATGCTATTGGACTTGGTATTAAGAATATTGTAAATGCAATAATTGGAGATCAGAATATCATTTTACCAATATCTTCTTATATTAATGGCCAGTATGGGGGATCAATTAAAGATATTTATATTGGAGCACCTGCCATAGTTTGTAAAGAAGGAGTTAAAGAAGTTTTAAACTTTAAGATAAGTCCTAAAGAGCTTGAGAAGTTTAAAAGTTCTGCTAATCAGCTTAAAAGTTATATTGATAAAATAGAATTTTAG
- the ftsY gene encoding signal recognition particle-docking protein FtsY has protein sequence MGIFEKIKNLFKSREQENILENLEDILLESDINNEIVIEIINKLTKEKNKTEKTIIEKLKELLSDYINTKKFTLENNKLNILLIVGINGIGKTSSIAKLANKLKNEGKNILISAADTFRAAAIEQMKIYGEQIGVKIISQNQGSDPSAVIFDSISSAKLKNYDALIIDTAGRLQNKENLIKELQKINNVILKQVKNTNINYQKILVIDSTIGKNTNSQAEIFNKSIEIDGIIITKLDSSSRAGTIINISKILEKPIYFTTFGEKLEDIKEFDINEYLNKLL, from the coding sequence TTGGGCATTTTTGAAAAAATAAAAAATTTATTTAAAAGCAGAGAACAAGAAAACATTCTTGAAAATTTAGAAGACATTTTATTAGAATCAGACATTAATAATGAGATTGTAATAGAAATAATAAACAAATTAACAAAAGAAAAAAATAAAACCGAAAAAACTATTATTGAAAAACTAAAAGAACTTTTAAGTGATTATATCAACACAAAAAAATTTACTCTAGAAAATAATAAATTAAACATTTTGTTAATAGTTGGCATAAATGGGATTGGAAAAACATCAAGCATAGCAAAACTAGCAAATAAATTAAAAAATGAAGGTAAAAATATATTAATATCAGCTGCTGATACATTCAGAGCAGCCGCAATTGAACAAATGAAAATTTATGGGGAACAAATCGGAGTAAAAATAATATCTCAAAACCAAGGAAGCGATCCATCAGCTGTGATATTCGACAGCATCTCAAGCGCTAAGCTTAAAAATTACGATGCATTAATCATTGACACAGCTGGAAGATTGCAAAATAAAGAAAATTTAATAAAAGAGCTTCAAAAAATAAACAATGTAATATTAAAGCAAGTAAAAAATACCAATATAAATTATCAAAAAATACTTGTAATCGATTCTACTATTGGAAAAAATACAAATAGCCAAGCAGAAATTTTTAATAAATCAATAGAAATAGACGGAATAATAATCACCAAACTTGATTCATCCTCCAGAGCAGGTACAATAATAAATATTTCAAAAATTCTTGAAAAACCTATATACTTTACTACATTTGGAGAAAAACTAGAAGACATTAAAGAATTTGATATCAATGAATATCTTAATAAATTGCTATGA
- a CDS encoding iron-sulfur cluster assembly scaffold protein, which yields MLTENAKRKLIRLSKVNTYIIHKVKTSQNFKHQSKCGDQILFQTTEENNGKFNLKHHASGCMILLASANALSKLCNNKPKSKILNLVQKVINGDFENLEEIDSSLKIFNTFTNTNRKDCFLLPYISLRDSLENYKP from the coding sequence ATGCTCACTGAAAACGCTAAAAGAAAATTAATAAGGCTTAGTAAAGTAAATACTTACATAATACACAAAGTAAAAACAAGCCAAAATTTCAAACATCAATCTAAATGTGGAGATCAAATCTTATTCCAAACAACAGAAGAAAATAACGGAAAATTTAATTTAAAACATCATGCATCTGGATGCATGATTTTACTTGCAAGCGCAAACGCTTTAAGCAAATTGTGTAATAACAAGCCAAAATCCAAAATCCTAAACTTAGTGCAAAAAGTAATAAACGGAGATTTTGAAAATCTAGAAGAAATTGACTCAAGTTTAAAAATTTTTAACACGTTTACAAATACAAACAGAAAAGACTGTTTTTTACTGCCATACATATCATTAAGAGATAGTTTGGAAAATTACAAGCCTTAA
- a CDS encoding ABC transporter ATP-binding protein — protein MENILIIKNLCKAYKKNKTKIQVIENLNLTVKKGEFISIQGKSGCGKSTLFNMISGIDKIDSGEIISCGIFLKNANEKTLSLYKNKQIGLVFQNYNLINEFNVIENIILPKIISGQETKETINKKALNLMKILKIENRAKHYPSELSGGESQRVAIARALINEPNIILCDEPTGNLDLNTAKTVENLLINTAKNFKKTLILVSHNPQFANKADSKYEFKDRTLKKL, from the coding sequence ATGGAAAATATATTAATAATAAAAAATCTTTGCAAAGCCTACAAAAAAAATAAAACAAAAATTCAAGTAATAGAAAATTTAAACTTAACTGTAAAAAAAGGTGAATTTATTTCAATCCAAGGAAAAAGTGGCTGCGGAAAATCAACTCTTTTTAATATGATTTCAGGAATTGATAAAATAGATTCTGGAGAAATAATATCGTGTGGAATATTTTTGAAAAATGCTAATGAAAAAACATTAAGTTTGTATAAAAACAAACAAATAGGTTTAGTATTCCAAAATTATAATTTAATAAATGAGTTTAATGTAATTGAAAATATAATTTTACCCAAAATTATCTCAGGACAAGAAACAAAAGAAACAATAAATAAAAAAGCTTTAAATCTAATGAAAATACTAAAAATAGAAAACAGAGCAAAACATTACCCTTCAGAACTCTCGGGGGGCGAATCGCAAAGGGTTGCTATTGCTAGAGCGTTAATCAATGAACCTAATATAATCTTGTGTGATGAACCTACAGGAAATTTAGACTTAAATACAGCTAAAACTGTAGAAAATCTTCTTATCAATACAGCAAAAAATTTTAAAAAAACCTTAATACTAGTTAGTCATAACCCTCAATTTGCAAACAAAGCAGATTCAAAATATGAATTCAAAGATAGGACATTAAAAAAACTATGA
- the lepA gene encoding translation elongation factor 4: MSISIRKKNFCIIAHIDHGKSTLADRFIQKAKIIADRDFKSQMLDSMEIERERGITIKSQAVTITYKSNDGDFYELNFVDTPGHVDFSYEVSRAISSCEGALLLIDASQGIQAQTVSNFYMAFEHDLEIIPVINKIDLPNANIDFVKKQIKNDLGLNEEIAISISAKNGIGIDDLLEAICKYVPSPKGSIKDPLRALIFDSHYDSYRGVVVHFRIFEGQIKTGDKIRLMHTNSEYLIEEIGVFKILLEKKDRLEAGDVGYFIAGIKNISDVKIGDTVTLCDCPALSPLEGFKEVKPVVFSSVYPVDANQYDDLLRAMDRLKLNDASLTFEKDSSSALGHGFKCGFLGLLHLEVIQERIEREFDLNVILTSPSVRYKIIPKKGESYFIESPEQFPGNEAIESVLEPYIRANIIVPTEFLGNIMSVCLLKRGVQINLIYLDTKRVELIYKMPLSEILFDFYDKIKSVSRGYASFDYELLDYEYTDLVRLDILVNGDRVDALSQLAFKDSARTKAIGICKKLKDEIARQQFKIAIQGAIGSNVIARETISPVRKDVTAKCYGGDITRKRKLLEKQKEGKKRMKMVGNVEIPQSVFLSVLKSNDN; this comes from the coding sequence TGAGTATTAGTATTCGTAAGAAAAATTTTTGTATTATTGCACATATTGATCATGGTAAATCGACATTAGCCGATCGATTTATTCAAAAGGCTAAAATAATAGCCGATCGTGATTTTAAAAGTCAAATGCTTGACAGTATGGAGATTGAGCGAGAAAGAGGAATTACAATAAAAAGTCAAGCAGTAACAATTACTTATAAAAGTAATGATGGAGATTTTTATGAGTTAAATTTTGTAGACACCCCAGGTCATGTTGATTTTTCTTATGAAGTCTCAAGAGCAATTTCATCTTGTGAGGGCGCTCTTTTATTAATTGATGCAAGTCAAGGAATACAAGCTCAGACAGTTTCTAATTTTTATATGGCTTTTGAGCATGATTTAGAAATTATTCCTGTTATTAATAAGATAGATCTTCCAAATGCTAATATTGATTTTGTAAAAAAGCAAATAAAAAATGATTTAGGACTAAATGAAGAAATTGCTATTTCGATTTCTGCTAAGAATGGAATAGGAATTGATGATTTGCTTGAAGCTATTTGTAAGTATGTGCCATCTCCTAAAGGAAGTATTAAGGATCCATTAAGGGCATTAATTTTTGATTCACATTATGATTCTTATAGAGGAGTTGTTGTTCACTTTAGAATTTTTGAAGGCCAAATCAAGACAGGCGATAAGATTAGGTTAATGCATACTAATAGTGAGTATTTAATTGAAGAAATTGGGGTTTTTAAAATATTGCTTGAAAAAAAAGATAGATTAGAAGCAGGGGATGTTGGGTATTTTATTGCGGGAATAAAAAATATATCAGATGTGAAGATTGGAGATACAGTAACTCTTTGTGATTGTCCTGCGTTATCCCCCCTTGAGGGATTTAAAGAAGTTAAGCCTGTAGTGTTTTCTTCAGTGTATCCTGTTGATGCTAATCAATATGATGATCTTTTAAGGGCAATGGATAGATTAAAGCTTAATGATGCATCGTTAACATTTGAAAAAGATTCATCATCAGCTCTTGGACATGGGTTTAAGTGTGGATTTCTTGGTCTTTTACATTTAGAAGTTATTCAAGAACGTATTGAGCGCGAATTTGATTTAAATGTAATATTGACTTCTCCTTCTGTTAGATACAAAATAATTCCCAAAAAGGGAGAATCTTATTTTATTGAAAGTCCTGAACAGTTTCCCGGAAATGAAGCTATTGAAAGTGTTCTTGAGCCTTATATTAGAGCTAATATTATTGTTCCTACAGAATTTTTAGGAAATATTATGAGTGTGTGTTTATTAAAAAGAGGAGTTCAGATAAACTTAATTTATCTTGATACTAAGCGTGTTGAACTTATTTATAAAATGCCTCTTTCTGAAATCCTTTTTGATTTTTATGATAAGATTAAATCTGTCAGTCGTGGATATGCTTCTTTTGATTATGAACTTTTAGATTATGAATATACAGATTTAGTAAGATTAGATATATTAGTCAATGGGGATAGGGTTGATGCACTCTCTCAATTGGCTTTTAAAGATAGTGCAAGAACTAAGGCTATTGGAATTTGTAAAAAGTTGAAAGATGAAATAGCAAGACAACAATTTAAAATAGCCATTCAAGGTGCTATTGGCTCTAACGTTATTGCTAGAGAGACAATCTCTCCTGTTAGAAAAGATGTTACTGCAAAGTGTTATGGCGGTGATATTACTCGTAAGCGAAAACTTTTGGAAAAGCAGAAAGAAGGTAAGAAGCGAATGAAGATGGTAGGAAATGTGGAAATTCCACAAAGCGTTTTTCTTTCAGTTCTAAAATCCAATGATAATTAA
- a CDS encoding YifB family Mg chelatase-like AAA ATPase: MKIYSHSAIGYEGELIEIEIDIKKGISGIDIVGLAGSEIKESRERVKSAIKNSNFNFPKDRILINLAPAGVKKLGTALDLSIAISIIKIQEKKNNHNLEILILGELQLDGKIRSIKAVLPAIALAKEKEIKFAIVPLENLEEAHLIDGLNIWGVKDLKETIKIIEQLNDNILPPRINIKPQTAIEQDYVLDYDFKNIKGQQRVKRAIEIAIAGGHNIMLFGPPGSGKTLSIKCAQSILPPLTNKELIETNRIWSISGKLIDRKIIKQRPFRNPHHTASKEGIIGGGPNPLPGEVSLAHNGILFLDEALEFKKSILQSLREPIEDKSISISRASSKLFKYPANFQLMLAMNLCPCGNLGKKNTDCFCSQQEISNYWKKLGAAMLDRIDIRVPTRAINNEKLLGETSESSSEIKQRIIKARNIQNIRYENFANINKNSDLNSDHIEEFCELSAILKNDLIYILNKLNISSRATHSILKIARTISDLKEEKNISREALLEAIEHRKNGENMLEK, translated from the coding sequence ATGAAAATCTATTCACACTCAGCAATTGGATATGAAGGAGAACTAATTGAGATTGAAATAGACATTAAAAAAGGAATTTCAGGAATTGATATTGTAGGACTTGCTGGAAGCGAAATTAAAGAATCAAGAGAAAGAGTAAAATCAGCCATCAAGAATTCAAATTTTAATTTTCCTAAAGATAGAATACTAATAAATCTTGCACCAGCTGGAGTTAAAAAGCTTGGAACAGCTCTTGACCTTTCAATTGCTATTAGCATCATTAAAATCCAAGAAAAGAAAAATAATCACAATTTAGAAATCTTAATACTGGGAGAATTGCAGCTAGATGGCAAAATAAGATCAATAAAAGCAGTTTTACCTGCCATTGCTCTTGCTAAAGAAAAGGAAATAAAATTTGCAATAGTTCCTCTTGAAAATTTAGAAGAAGCTCACTTAATAGATGGCTTGAATATTTGGGGTGTTAAAGATTTAAAAGAAACTATAAAAATAATAGAACAATTAAATGACAACATACTTCCTCCAAGAATAAATATTAAACCACAAACAGCAATTGAACAAGATTATGTTTTAGATTATGACTTTAAAAATATAAAAGGACAACAAAGAGTAAAAAGAGCAATTGAAATAGCAATTGCCGGTGGGCATAACATCATGCTATTTGGTCCGCCTGGAAGCGGAAAAACGCTTAGTATTAAGTGCGCTCAATCTATTCTTCCTCCACTTACAAACAAAGAATTGATAGAAACAAATAGAATATGGTCAATCTCAGGAAAATTAATAGACAGAAAGATAATAAAACAAAGACCTTTTAGAAATCCTCACCACACTGCTAGTAAAGAAGGAATAATTGGGGGGGGGCCTAATCCTTTGCCTGGAGAAGTATCTCTTGCCCACAACGGGATATTATTTCTAGATGAAGCTTTAGAATTTAAAAAGTCTATCTTACAATCTTTACGTGAACCTATTGAAGATAAATCAATTTCAATCTCAAGGGCAAGTTCTAAATTATTTAAATACCCCGCCAATTTCCAACTAATGCTTGCAATGAATCTTTGCCCTTGTGGAAATCTTGGCAAAAAAAACACAGACTGTTTCTGCTCGCAACAAGAAATTTCAAATTATTGGAAAAAACTTGGAGCTGCAATGCTTGATAGAATTGATATTAGGGTCCCAACAAGAGCAATTAATAACGAAAAATTACTTGGTGAAACAAGCGAAAGTTCAAGCGAAATAAAACAAAGAATAATAAAAGCAAGAAACATTCAAAATATAAGATACGAAAATTTTGCAAACATAAATAAAAATTCTGATCTGAATTCTGATCACATTGAAGAATTTTGCGAATTAAGTGCAATCTTAAAAAATGATTTGATTTACATTTTAAACAAACTTAACATATCTTCAAGAGCAACACATTCAATATTAAAAATTGCAAGAACAATATCTGACTTAAAGGAAGAGAAAAATATTTCAAGAGAAGCTTTACTTGAAGCAATTGAACATAGAAAAAACGGAGAAAATATGCTTGAAAAATAA
- a CDS encoding ABC transporter permease, which produces MGIKNFLLKKLILEEKNSLALTIVIILSITLGEIIIILTISIMNGFQNDFFLSITNVESGNLKIENELTQEELLEIKKIKGINHINKMYETQGIGIQNYYYPTILNIIAIDIKDLKKDQNFISFTGLDKTELDLKDNEIIIGNVLSYNFNLFENDYLGLIITDEIKNFISLENDIKNFKIKSIFKSNYAKINEALIFMNIDYFIKNKILHNSSINYQIKTKNLNPSNKLIEKIKAINPQIKVKTWNEYNKEFYKTLKIERNTMLIILASIFIVIAVNSYYLQKRIIINKNKAILILLAMGLRIKKIKQIFIIHSIIICTIGGLIGLILGISISLNINEILKIIDNLVNTSINFLNQIFDLKIDSIKIQIVKNIITPKLFLSDLAFTFCFACFSTIYSSMKATKKIGSQKNIETINGS; this is translated from the coding sequence ATGGGTATAAAAAATTTTTTGCTTAAAAAATTAATATTAGAAGAAAAAAATAGCCTAGCTCTTACAATTGTAATAATATTAAGCATTACTTTAGGTGAAATAATAATTATCCTAACAATATCAATCATGAATGGTTTTCAAAACGATTTTTTTCTTAGCATTACAAATGTAGAAAGTGGGAATTTAAAAATAGAAAATGAACTTACACAAGAAGAACTCCTAGAAATTAAAAAAATTAAGGGAATAAACCATATAAATAAAATGTACGAAACACAAGGCATTGGAATTCAAAATTATTATTATCCAACTATTTTAAATATCATTGCAATTGATATTAAAGATCTTAAAAAAGACCAAAATTTTATTTCATTTACAGGACTTGACAAGACTGAACTGGATCTTAAAGACAATGAAATCATTATCGGAAATGTACTCTCTTACAATTTCAACTTATTCGAAAATGACTACCTGGGATTAATAATCACGGATGAGATAAAAAACTTTATATCATTAGAAAATGATATAAAAAACTTTAAAATAAAATCAATTTTCAAAAGTAATTATGCAAAAATAAATGAAGCTTTAATTTTTATGAATATAGACTATTTTATTAAAAATAAAATTCTACATAATTCTAGCATTAATTACCAAATAAAAACAAAAAATTTAAATCCAAGCAACAAATTAATTGAAAAGATCAAAGCTATTAATCCACAAATCAAAGTAAAAACTTGGAACGAATACAATAAAGAATTCTATAAAACATTAAAAATAGAACGAAATACAATGTTAATTATTTTAGCAAGCATTTTTATTGTTATTGCCGTTAATTCATATTATCTACAAAAAAGAATAATAATAAACAAAAATAAAGCTATTTTAATACTATTAGCCATGGGCCTTAGAATAAAAAAAATAAAGCAAATTTTTATTATTCACTCAATAATAATCTGCACCATAGGGGGACTTATTGGTTTGATACTAGGAATTTCAATTTCTTTGAATATAAATGAAATTTTAAAAATAATTGACAATCTGGTAAATACTTCAATAAATTTTTTAAACCAAATATTTGATTTAAAAATAGACAGCATTAAAATACAAATAGTAAAAAATATAATTACTCCTAAATTATTTTTAAGCGATTTAGCATTTACTTTCTGCTTTGCATGCTTTTCTACAATATATTCAAGTATGAAAGCAACAAAAAAAATTGGAAGTCAAAAAAACATTGAAACTATAAATGGATCTTAA